The proteins below come from a single Chitinophaga pinensis DSM 2588 genomic window:
- a CDS encoding TlpA family protein disulfide reductase gives MKLSGIALLMLASMTAVSAGAQQKFELSPERPKLGDKVHVTYRPDSTLLKTGKPVKAVAYYFDTLYHWSVVDLRLKQAVKGVYEADVRLDSTVGLIAFKFRAGEVTDSNDDAGYVIMNAQPGRQYKGAYAGYGMLRAERYGMGIPGYYRNFQISDTAYYFWLNQEIGYQQGASRALAYPFIIAYANMTMPQGGPTDTLPRIRRAAAYLMSLPDQTEKEMYEIAVIAERYLKNKGKADSVRTVMRQRYPKGILSKQDAYQAFIREHDPRKNFAMAEQFVLDYTPDATLDKLADISFDRVYKTIFANYIAKNDSTLLPRYAAKAPVSAMAQAYYKLVEIPYEDWKTLTAKQVYPVAVAIMERVEYLKAHRPKEYFYYSPEQWAEECDRIFANDQITHAQILHETGRDKEAMQLANHAQERYQYSRAKLNELQAELLLKAGKNKELSEVLHNSVRLNQASARIFELLKKEYLNTHKNADGFDAWLSSLKDAHTMELLVEDVQKAMINRPAIPFSLDLMDGKPVSLSSLAGKVVVLDFWATWCGPCKAAMPGMQMAQERFKNDTSVVFFFVDTQERDADYRTKVKSFIAQKKYPFKVLFDKGEDAYAGYAKAIQTSGIPFKVVIDGKGNIRFAQVGYYGSPSALADEISTMVSLAREAK, from the coding sequence ATGAAATTATCTGGAATTGCGCTGCTGATGCTGGCTTCCATGACCGCCGTAAGTGCAGGTGCGCAGCAGAAATTTGAGCTGTCACCCGAGAGACCCAAGCTGGGAGATAAGGTGCATGTGACCTACCGTCCTGATAGTACCCTGTTAAAGACAGGCAAACCGGTAAAGGCGGTCGCATATTACTTTGACACACTTTACCACTGGTCAGTAGTTGACCTACGCTTAAAACAGGCTGTAAAGGGTGTTTATGAGGCAGATGTACGGCTGGACTCCACTGTCGGTCTGATCGCCTTTAAATTCAGAGCAGGAGAGGTGACTGACAGCAACGATGATGCGGGTTATGTGATCATGAATGCACAACCCGGCAGACAATACAAAGGTGCTTACGCAGGGTATGGTATGCTCCGTGCCGAAAGATATGGAATGGGGATTCCGGGTTATTACAGGAATTTCCAGATCAGTGATACGGCTTATTATTTCTGGTTAAACCAGGAAATCGGCTATCAGCAGGGTGCTTCCCGTGCGCTGGCGTATCCTTTTATCATCGCCTATGCCAATATGACGATGCCACAAGGCGGTCCTACGGATACCTTACCACGCATCCGGCGTGCGGCTGCTTATCTCATGAGTCTTCCTGATCAGACAGAAAAGGAAATGTATGAGATCGCTGTTATTGCAGAGCGTTATCTGAAAAACAAAGGCAAAGCGGACTCTGTCCGTACTGTAATGCGCCAGCGCTATCCTAAAGGCATCCTCAGTAAGCAGGATGCGTATCAGGCATTCATACGTGAACACGATCCTAGGAAGAACTTCGCGATGGCGGAACAATTCGTACTGGATTATACACCGGATGCCACCCTGGATAAACTGGCTGATATCAGTTTTGACCGTGTGTACAAAACTATTTTCGCTAACTACATCGCGAAGAATGACAGCACTTTACTGCCGCGTTATGCAGCAAAGGCGCCTGTCAGTGCAATGGCCCAGGCATACTATAAGCTGGTGGAAATACCATACGAAGACTGGAAAACACTGACTGCAAAACAGGTCTATCCTGTTGCAGTTGCTATCATGGAAAGAGTGGAATACCTGAAGGCACATCGCCCGAAGGAGTACTTCTATTACTCTCCTGAACAATGGGCGGAAGAGTGTGACAGAATATTTGCAAATGATCAGATCACACATGCCCAGATATTGCATGAGACGGGCCGTGATAAAGAAGCGATGCAACTGGCTAACCATGCCCAGGAACGATATCAGTATAGCCGGGCGAAACTGAACGAATTACAGGCAGAACTCTTGCTGAAAGCTGGTAAAAATAAAGAGCTTTCTGAAGTACTGCATAACAGCGTACGACTGAATCAGGCATCTGCCCGCATCTTTGAATTACTGAAAAAAGAATACTTGAACACACATAAAAATGCCGATGGATTTGATGCGTGGTTGTCTTCTCTGAAAGATGCGCACACTATGGAACTGTTGGTAGAAGATGTGCAGAAGGCAATGATTAATCGTCCTGCTATTCCTTTCTCTCTTGACCTGATGGATGGAAAACCGGTATCTCTGTCTTCACTGGCCGGTAAGGTAGTGGTACTGGACTTCTGGGCTACCTGGTGCGGTCCTTGTAAAGCAGCGATGCCAGGTATGCAGATGGCGCAGGAGCGTTTTAAAAACGATACTTCTGTTGTGTTCTTCTTTGTAGATACGCAGGAGAGAGACGCGGACTACAGAACTAAAGTGAAATCTTTTATCGCGCAGAAAAAATATCCGTTCAAAGTGCTGTTTGACAAGGGTGAAGACGCTTATGCCGGATATGCTAAAGCCATCCAGACTTCTGGTATACCTTTCAAGGTAGTGATTGATGGAAAGGGTAACATCCGTTTTGCACAGGTAGGCTACTATGGTAGTCCGAGTGCGCTGGCAGATGAAATCAGCACCATGGTATCACTGGCCCGCGAAGCAAAATGA
- a CDS encoding RagB/SusD family nutrient uptake outer membrane protein, which produces MINIAAAVLGTMILTAGCSKYTDIKTQGSLIPGQISNYRYLLNYTDTYEYGAYLPDLASQDIEITDSTQQVAINNTISSAFFRNTYTWRTPIYENTLDRDRDWDTYYGRIYNCNVILDEVPGVTDGTAEEKAELMAEALTHRADAYLNLVNEYGKPYNAGTAAADPGVPLLVTPSLDQPLNRATVAAVYSRIEADLKTAALSLPRTTQYNTLPGKAAAWSLLARMYLLMGNYPAAGTYADSALAVKSTLLDLTAGAVPLRRNNPETILSKIAGTSFAWAPTTMRLSQELLDLLGTKDMRYQLFTADAPSMLGAGYTGRFFSYERINYENRSIGTSVPEMMLIKAESLARNNNAGAAMELVNKLREKRFQAADYVVLTATDVNDAIVKVIQERRREFFCRMLPWFDQRRLKDDPLFRKTYTRTWQGATYRLDPTSNRYVFPIAQYYINLNPEIQQNP; this is translated from the coding sequence ATGATCAATATAGCAGCAGCGGTACTGGGTACGATGATCCTGACCGCAGGTTGTTCAAAATATACAGATATCAAAACCCAGGGATCGCTGATTCCTGGTCAGATCAGCAATTACCGCTATCTGCTTAATTATACAGATACCTATGAATACGGTGCTTATCTGCCGGATCTCGCATCTCAGGATATAGAGATTACGGACAGCACACAGCAGGTAGCCATCAACAATACGATCAGCAGTGCTTTCTTCAGAAATACGTATACCTGGCGCACGCCGATCTATGAAAATACGCTTGACAGGGACAGAGACTGGGACACTTATTATGGACGTATTTACAACTGTAACGTGATCCTGGATGAAGTACCCGGTGTAACAGACGGTACTGCGGAAGAGAAAGCGGAGTTGATGGCAGAAGCACTGACCCATCGTGCAGATGCTTATCTGAACCTGGTGAATGAATACGGTAAACCATACAATGCCGGTACTGCTGCTGCGGATCCGGGCGTACCATTGCTGGTCACGCCTTCTCTGGACCAGCCACTGAACCGTGCAACTGTTGCCGCTGTATATAGCCGTATTGAAGCAGATCTGAAAACTGCTGCGCTGTCATTGCCACGGACTACACAATACAATACACTGCCTGGGAAAGCGGCTGCCTGGTCATTGCTGGCAAGGATGTATCTGCTGATGGGTAACTATCCTGCGGCAGGTACGTATGCAGACAGTGCATTGGCTGTTAAATCTACTTTGCTGGACCTGACTGCCGGTGCAGTGCCTTTACGCAGAAATAATCCGGAGACCATCCTGAGTAAAATTGCAGGTACTTCCTTCGCCTGGGCGCCTACTACGATGCGTTTAAGCCAGGAACTGCTGGATCTGTTGGGTACGAAGGATATGCGTTATCAGTTGTTTACCGCTGATGCGCCTTCCATGCTGGGAGCTGGTTATACAGGCCGCTTCTTCTCTTACGAAAGGATCAACTACGAGAACCGTAGTATTGGTACATCCGTACCGGAGATGATGTTGATCAAGGCAGAAAGCCTCGCCAGGAATAACAATGCCGGTGCTGCAATGGAACTGGTAAATAAACTGCGGGAGAAGCGTTTCCAGGCAGCTGACTATGTAGTGTTGACAGCGACCGATGTGAATGATGCTATCGTAAAAGTCATCCAGGAGCGTCGCCGTGAATTCTTCTGCCGGATGCTGCCATGGTTTGACCAGCGTCGCCTGAAGGACGATCCTCTGTTCAGAAAAACATATACCCGCACCTGGCAGGGCGCCACTTATAGACTAGACCCTACGAGTAACAGATATGTATTCCCGATAGCACAATACTACATCAATCTGAACCCGGAGATTCAACAGAATCCGTGA